Proteins encoded in a region of the Marmota flaviventris isolate mMarFla1 chromosome 3, mMarFla1.hap1, whole genome shotgun sequence genome:
- the Slc38a2 gene encoding sodium-coupled neutral amino acid symporter 2 has product MLTMKKAEMGRFNISPDEDSSSYSSNSDFNYSYPTKQAALKSHYADVDPENQNFLLESNLGKKKYETDFHPGTTSFGMSVFNLSNAIVGSGILGLSYAMANTGIALFIILLTFVSIFSLYSVHLLLKTANEGGSLLYEQLGHKAFGLVGKLAASGSITMQNIGAMSSYLFIVKYELPLVIQALMNIEDTTGLWYLNGDYLVLLVSLVLILPLSLLRNLGYLGYTSGLSLLCMMFFLIVVICKKFQIPCPMEAALIINETVNSTLTEPTTFIPNLMFNMTEVDSCRPHYFIFNSQTVYAVPILTFSFVCHPAVLPIYEELKGRSRRRMMNVSKISFFAMFLMYLLAALFGYLTFYEHVESELLHTYSTVMGTDILLLIVRLAVLVAVTLTVPVVIFPIRSSVTHLLCATKDFSWWRHSLITVSILAFTNLLVIFVPTIRDIFGFIGASAAAMLIFILPSAFYIKLVKKESMKSVQKIGALFFLISGIVVMIGSMALIVLDWVHNAPGGGH; this is encoded by the exons ATGCTCACCATGAAGAAAGCCGAAATGGGAAGGTTCAATATTTCCCCGGATGAAGACAGCAGCAGCTACAGTTCCAACAGCGATTTCAACTACTCCTATCCCACCAAGCAAGCTGCTCTGAAAAG tcatTACGCAGATGTAGATCCTGAAAACCAGAACTTTTTACTTGAATCAAATCTGGGGAAGAAGAAGTATGAAACAGACTtt CATCCAGGTACTACTTCCTTTGGAATGTCAGTATTTAATCTGAGCAATGCGATTGTGGGCAGTGGAATCCTTGGGCTTTCTTATGCCATGGCTAATACTGGAATTGCTCTTTTTAT AATTCTTTTGACATTTGTGtcaatattttctctatattctgTTCATCTCCTTTTGAAGACTGCCAATGAAGGAG GGTCTTTGTTATATGAACAGTTGGGACATAAGGCATTTGGACTGGTTGGAAAGCTTGCAGCCTCTGGGTCAATTACAATGCAGAACATTGGAG CTATGTCAAGCTACCTCTTCATAGTGAAATATGAGTTACCTTTGGTGATCCAGGCATTAATGAACATTGAAGATACAACTGG ATTGTGGTATCTGAATGGTGACTATTTGGTTCTGCTGGTGTCATTGGTGCTCATTCTTCCTTTGTCACTGCTAAGAAATTTAG GATATTTGGGATATACCAGTGGCCTTTCCTTGTTGTGTATGATGTTCTTTCTGATTGTG gTGATTTGCAAGAAATTTCAGATTCCTTGTCCTATGGAAGCTGCTTTGATAATTAATGAAACAGTAAACAGCACCCTAACAGAGCCAACAACTTTCATACCTAATTTGATGTTTAACATGACTGAAGTTGACTCTTGCAGACcacattattttatcttcaaCTCCCAG ACTGTATATGCTGTGCCAATTCTGACATTTTCATTTGTCTGTCATCCTGCTGTTCTTCCCATCTATGAAGAGCTGAAAGG CCGCAGCCGGAGAAGAATGATGAATGTGTCCAAGATTTCATTTTTTGCTATGTTTCTTATGTATCTGCTTGCTGCCCTCTTTGGATACCTGACATTTTATG AACATGTGGAGTCAGAATTGCTTCATACCTATTCTACTGTTATGGGAACTGATATTCTTCTTCTCATTGTTCGTTTGGCTGTGCTGGTGGCCGTCACCCTGACTGTACCAGTAGTTATTTTCCCA atccgGAGTTCTGTAACACACTTGTTATGTGCAACAAAAGATTTCAGTTGGTGGCGTCATAGCCTTATTACAGTATCTATCTTGGCATTTACCAATTTGCTTGTTATCTTTGTCCCAACTATTAGGGATATCTTTGGTTTTATTG GTGCGTCTGCAGCTGCtatgttgatttttattcttccatcTGCCTTCTATATCAAGTTGGTGAAGAAAGAATCTATGAAGTCTGTACAAAAGATTGGG GCTCTGTTTTTCCTGATCAGTGGCATAGTGGTGATGATCGGAAGCATGGCCTTGATTGTTTTGGATTGGGTACACAATGCTCCTGGAGGTGGCCATTAA